The endosymbiont of Bathymodiolus septemdierum str. Myojin knoll sequence CAAGATTGATGGCAAAATTCAGTTGTTCGTCCCATTAGATGAAAGAAAGTCAATTTTAGATATTGATTTGCTTATGAAGGATAATCGTTTAACTCTCTTGGGTGGTTCAGTTGTGGTTAAGGATTACAATTCTAAGCTAAGATTTCATGATAATGAAATTACAACAGCAGGTACGGGTAATATTCGCGGCTTACCCTTTAATATTCGTATCAATCCCAATCATAAGAACAAGGATAATGAGAATAGTTTTGAGGTGGAGTTGGTTAACACCTCCAGTGGTTTTAAGTCCTATATCGCCAAGCAATTAGACCAATCTTGGCGTATTAAAATTGAGTCTAAATTGGTTAAGGGTAATATTGCTGTTTTTTTGAATGAAGGCGAACTGCCAACGGTACGAGTGTCAGATGTAAAAATCACCACTTTAGATGCGATTAGAGGAGATTGGGACATCAGTCCAAAAGATTTACCCAGTATGAATTTAAGCACCCAAAGGATATTTGTTAATAAAAGAGCATTGCCAGATTTCAAAGTTAAATTAATCGCCACAGATAAGTCATTGATTATTAAAAATTTACAGTTTGAAGGGATTGAGTTTGACCGTAAGGCGCTTAATTTTCAAGGTGTTTGGATTGATGGCCGGACACGAATTTTTGCCAAAACGAAAGGAGAGAATTTGGCAGAATTTTTGAAAAATTTAAAAATCAAAGAGAAAGTGACGGGTGGGGCGTTTAATTTCGATGTGCGTCTTGCCTGTGAATGTGCGCCATGGAAGATGAATTATAAAAATATTACGGGTTATTTAGACCTAAATGTTAAGAAAGGTGTATTTATGGATCAAGATCCAAACATTGGGCGTGTTTTATCATTGATTAACATTGGGTCTATTGCCAAGCGTCTTAAGTTAGATATCTCTGATGCGACTAATAAAGGCTTTGCTTACGAAAATATTGAGACACAAATATATTTAGGCAATGCAATAGCTAGTATTGAAAATTTTAAGCTTGAATCTTTATCGAGTCAGATTACATTGACAGGGACAGGGGACATTGTTAAACAGGAATATGATTTAGTGGCAAAAGTGATACCAGCAGTGGGTGATGCTATTCCAGTGGCAACCTATCTTGCTGGAGGTGGGTTGATTGGTTTGGGCGTTTGGTTGATTGACAATCAATTATTTAAGGGAAAAATGATTGATGGTATAGTGTCATTTAAATATAAAATCACAGGTCCATGGGAAAAGCCAATTATCAAAGATTATGATTGAAGAATTATTAAACGAACATCAATTAAGTCAAGAAAAGATCGACAATCTACTTTCAGACTTATATGTGAAAGGGGTAAATTATGCCGATTTATATTTTCAACATTCGTTGTCTGAATCGTGGTTTTTAGAAGAAGGAATCGTTAAGTCAGGCACTTATCATATTCAGCATGGCATGGGTTCGCGTGCAGTCAAGGGTGGACAGACGGGTTTTTCTTATTCTGATGATTTGAATATTAAAGCAATTAATCAAGCAATTGATTTTGCTAAAGGTATTTCAGGGCAAAAGCAAACGCAAAAGATTCAACCCTTTCAAACCGTGCCACATCCTGCAAAATATAATGGCATTAGCCCCTTAAACAGTCTAACTTCGCAAGAAAAAGTGGCATTATTGAAGCAGATTGATGCTATTGCCAGAAAAGAGCCGAAAGTTAAGCAAGTTAGTGCCTCGTTATCGGGGGCTTATACAGAAGTGCTAATTGCTTCTAGTGATGGTGTTTATCAAAAGGATTGCCGCCCAATGGTGCGTGTCAGTGTCAGCGTAATTGTTGAGCATGAAGGTCGTGTTGAAAATGCCTCTAGTGGTGGTGGTGGGCGTTATGATTATCGTTATTTTATTGATCATAATTTGACTGAAATTTATGCTAAAGAAGCGGTGCGACAAGCTTTGGTTGCGCTCAAGGCAAAGGACACGCCTGCGGGTAGCATGCCTGTTATTCTTGGACCCGGTTGGACAGGTGTTTTATTGCACGAGGCTATTGGGCATGGCTTGGAGGGGGATTTTAATCGCCGTGGCACTTCGGTTTTCACAGACAAAATCGGTGAACAGGTTGCTAGTAAAAAATGTACCATTGTTGACAATGGCACCTTGGTTAATCGCCGTGGCTCATTGACTATTGACGACGAAGGTACACCGACACAAAACACTACTTTGATTGAAAATGGGATTTTAAAAGGATATCTTTTTGATAAGTTAAATGCAGGTCTGATGGGCGTCGAATCCACGGGCAATGCTAGGCGCGAGTCGTATGCACACATTCCAATGCCAAGAATGACCAATACTTATATGCTGAATGGAGAAGATAGATTGGATGATATGATTGCCTCGGTTGAAAACGGTTTATATGCGGTTAATTTTGACGGTGGGCAAGTAGATATCACTTCTGGCAAGTTTGTATTTTCGGCCAACGAAGCCTATTTGATTAAGAATGGAAAAATCACCATACCGGTTAAAGGGGCAACTTTAATTGGTTCTGGCGACGAAGTGTTAAAAAAGATTTCAATGGTGGCAAATGATATGAAGTTAGACAGCGGTGTTGGTGTTTGTGGTAAAGATGGGCAGTCAGTGCCTGTGGGTGTTGGACAACCGAGTTTAAAAATTGACCAGTTGATCGTGGGTGGCACCGAAGTTTAAAGAAAAGCAGGTGGTTTTATTTTTTTAGATTTTGGCATTTAATAAATTTATTTTAGATATAATGACGCTTAATATTTAAATAAGAATTCTTATGCTGGAAAATTATTTGCCAATTATGGTGTTCATATTTTTAGGGATTGCGTTTGGCATTGGCCCAATGCTAATTGGTTACCTATTGGGACCGAGCAAACCTGACGAAGAAAAAAATTCCCAATTCGAATGCGGCTTTCCTGTATTTGATGACTCGCGAATGTATTTTAATGTGCGTTATTATTTGGTTGCAATTTTGTTTATTTTGTTTGATTTAGAAGTGGCATTTATCTTTCCATGGGCTGTAGTGCAGTCTCAACTTGGCTGGTTTGGCTTTATTGCTATCAGTATATTTTTATTTTTATTGGTCGTTGGTTTCATTTTCGAATGGAAGAAAGGCGCCTTAGAGTGGGAATAAGCGATGGCAATTGAAGGATTAATGAAAGAAGGTTTTGTCACCACCTCGCTTGATAAAGTTATCAATTGGGCGAGAACAGGGTCACTATGGCCGATGACTTTCGGCTTAGCCTGTTGTGCAGTGGAGATGATGGAGGCAGGCTCTTCGCGTTATGACCTTGACCGTTTTGGCATTGTCTTTAGACCGACACCACGACAATCAGATTTGATGATTGTGGCAGGGACGCTGACGAATAAGATGGCACCTGCATTGAGAAAAGTTTACGACCAAATGCCAGAGCCTCGCTGGGTCATCTCAATGGGCTCTTGTGCAAATGGCGGTGGTTATTATCATTATTCTTATGCCGTAGTGCGTGGCTGTGACCGCATTGTGCCGGTTGATGTATATGTGCCAGGCTGTCCACCGACTGCGGAGGCGTTACTTTATGGTATTTTGCAGTTACAAGAAAAAATTCATCGCACTAATACAATTGCGAGAACATAATGGAAGCTTTAAAGACACAATTAATTGAAGAATTCGGCGTAAATAGCATTGTCGAGGATTTTGGCGAATTAACTTTGACGGTTGATAGCGCGGATATTGTTCGGTCATGCTTGAAACTTAGAGATGTTTTTTTGTTTGACACCTTGGTTGATTTGTGTGGCGTTGATTATTTGACCTATGGGCATTCTGAATGGCAAAGCGATGCGAGTAGTTCAGGTTTTTCCAGAGGGCGCGATACACAGACAAAAGATACGAACATTGATAAAGAACGCTTTGCTGTGGTTTATCATTTGCTTTCAGTTGGTAAAAATTATCGCCTTCGTGTTAAGGCTTTTGTTGAAGAGGCGCAACCGATGATTAAATCAGTTACAGGTATTTGGGCAGTAGCAGATTGGTACGAACGAGAAGCCTTTGATTTGTTTGGCATCTTGTTTGAAAACCACAAAGATTTACGCCGTATTTTGACCGACTATGGCTTTGTCGGTCATCCGTTACGCAAAGATTTCCCAATGATTGGTGAAGTTGAAATGCGTTATGACGAAGAATTAGGGCGCGTTGTTTATGAGCCAGTTAGCATAGAGCCCAATGTCAATGTACCACGAGTAATTAGGAAATAGCATGGCTGAAATTCGCAACTATACACTTAATTTTGGCCCACAACATCCCGCAGCACACGGCGTGTTGCGTTTGATTTTAGAGATTGACGGTGAAGTCATTGAACGCGCTGACCCGCATATTGGTTTGTTGCATCGTGGTACTGAAAAGCTCGCAGAATCTAAGCCATACAATCAATCTATCGGTTATATGGACAGATTAGATTATGTTTCAATGATGTGTAACGAGCACGCTTATGTATTGGCGATTGAAACAATGTTAAAACTTGAAGTGCCTGAGCGAGCAAAGTACATCCGAGTGATGTTTGACGAAATTACCCGTATTTTGAACCATTTAATGTGGCTCGGTACACACGGTCTTGATGTTGGTGCAATGAGTATTTTCTTGTACGCATTCCGTGAACGAGAAAAATTAATCGATTGCTATGAAGCCGTTTCAGGCTCTCGTATGCATGCGACTTATTATCGTCCAGGTGGGGTTTATCGTGACTTACCTGAGAAGATGCCACAATATTTAAAGAATGGTTTCCGCACCCCGAAAGAATTAAAAGCAATGAACAAAGACCGTCAAGGTTCTTTATTGGATTTTATTGATAATTTTGCCAAAGAATTTCCGACAAGTATTAAACAATATAATGACTTGTTAACAGACAATCGTATTTGGAAACAGCGTTTGGTAAATATCGGCATTGTTTCAGCAAACCGTGCCAAACAACTGGGTTTTACAGGCCCAATGTTGCGGGGTTCTGGTGTGGCTTGGGATTTGAGAAAAAATCAACCTTATGCGGTTTACGATCAGTTGGATTTTGACATTCCAGTCGGCGTTACTGGAGACAGTTATGACCGTTACCTCGTGCGTATGGAGGAAATGACACAATCTAATAATATTATTAAGCAATGTGTCACTTGGTTGCGCGACAATCCGGGTTCAGTAATGAGTGATGATAAAAAAGTATCACCGCCAAATCGCGTGGCGATGAAAGACGATATGGAATCACTTATTCATCACTTTAAACTCTTTACCGAGGGCTATTGTTTACCGGAAGGCGAGGTTTATTCAGCAGTTGAGCATCCTAAGGGAGAATTTGGCGTGTATTTGGTTTCAGATGGCGCCAATAAACCATACCGTATTAAAATTAGAGCACCGGGTTTTGCACATTTAGCATCAATGGACGAGATGGCAAAAGGGCATATGCTTTCAGATGTTGTGACAATAATTGGTACGCAAGATATTGTATTTGGAGAAATAGATAGATGATTTCGAATAAGGCAAAAAAACAAATTGACGCCTGGGTAGCAAAATATCCAACTGGCAATCAAGGTTCCGCGGTAATGGAAGCGCTGAAGATTGTGCAAGCAGAGAATGATAATTATTTAAACGCAGATGCCATTCAAGCTGTGGCAGATTATTTGGATATACCAGGTATTGCAGCGGCAGAAGTGGCAACTTTTTATGAAAACTATAATCATAAACCCGTCGGCAAACACACCATTCGCATTTGTCACAATATTTCGTGCATGCTGAACGGTGCGGATGATTTAATTTCTTATTTGGAAGAAAAACTCAATGTTAAAACGGGTGAGGTAACAAAAAATGGTTTGTTTAATGTGAAAAAAGTGGAGTGTTTGGGTGCCTGCGTTGGTGCGCCGATGTTTCAAATTGGCGACCAATATTATGAAAATCTTACTGAGAAAAAGATTGATAAAATTTTGGCTGACTTAAAGGCAGGTGCCGAATGAATGAAGTTTGTTTTAAGAATTTAGAGCAGAAAAACTGTTACTCACTGGAAGTGTATGAGAGAAGTGGTGGCTATAAAATTTGGCGAAAAATTCTCAAAGGCGAAATCACTGCCGAAGAAATTATTGATGAATTAAAAATATCAGGCTTGCGCGGTCGTGGTGGCGCAGGTTTCCCAACAGGGTTAAAGTGGAGTTTTATGCCTCGCAATGCACAGGGGCAAAAATATGTAGTTTGCAATTCAGATGAGGGCGAGCCAGGCACTTGTAAAGACAGAGATATTTTAAGGTACAATCCGCATTCTGTGATTGAAGGAATGGCAATTGGTGGTTTTGTAATGGGTGCGACGGTTGGTTATAACTATATCCGCGGCGAATTTATGGAGCCGTTCAAACGCTTTGAAGGCGCACTTAAAGAAGCTTACAAAGCAGACTTATTGGGCAAAAATATTCAAAAAAGTGACATTAGTTTTGACTTGTACACACATCTTGGCGCAGGTGCTTATATTTGCGGTGAAGAAACGGCATTGTTAGAATCTATTGAAGGCAAAAAAGGTCAGCCTCGTTTTAAGCCACCATTTCCAGCAAATGTTGGATTATTTGGCAAGCCAACGACGATTAATAACACTGAAAGTTTTGCCTCTGTGCCTGATATCTTGGCAAATGGCGGACAATGGTTTGCCGATATTGGCGTTGAAAATTCTGGTGGTTGTAAATTATTTTCAGTCACTGGTCATGTGGCTAAGCCATCAAATTTTGAAGTGCCAATGGGTATGCCATTCAAAGAATTGTTGGAATTAGCAGGTGGAATGCGTGACGGTGCAAAATTAAAAGCCGTGATTCCAGGTGGCTCATCAACACCAGTATTAACCGCAGAAATAGCCATGAAAATGACGATGGATTACGATGGCATTGAAAAAGCAGGTTCAATGTTAGGCGCAGGTTCGGTTATTATTATGGACGATTCAACTTGTATGGTTGAAGTTTTAACACGATTGGCGCACTTTTATTATGACGAATCATGCGGTCAATGTACACCATGTCGCGAAGGTACGGGTTGGCTGTATCGCGTTTTAAAGCGTATTATGGACGGCAATGGCAAGGCAGACGATATTGATTTGTTACTAGGCGTGAGTGATAAAATTATGGGCAATACCATCTGTGCGCTTGGTGATGCAGCAGCGATGCCAGTAGAAAGTTTTTTGCGTAATTTCCGTGAAGAGTTTGAATACTATATTGAGCACGGTAAGAGTATGGTGAAAGGGTAGAGAAAATGATAAATTCAGATTACTTGAACAGGTGTATTGCCAGTCTTATTAAAGCTTATGAGTTGTTAACACAGCAAAATAAAGACGAGGTTTTGCATGATGTATATCGCAGTGCCAGTATTAAAGAATTTGAACTTATCTTAGAGCAATCTGGAAAGTTATTAAAAAAAGCCATACAGCCATATTTTTCAGATAACTTAGCATTAGACAGATTGTTTTTTAAAGATATTTTTAGATACGGGCATAAATTTGGACTGTTGAATGAAGATGAAACCAAAAGATGGCTTGCGTATAGAGATAGCAGAAATCAGACCGCACATAATTATGGCGAAAAGTTAGCGCAGAAAACCATAAGTCTAGTGCCTGAGTTTATAATTGATAGTCAGAATTTGGTTAAAAATATTGAGAAATTAAATGCTACTAAATAATAACGATAAACAAACAATACTAGATATATTGGATAATGATATAAAGAACAATGTTGAACTTTGGGCATTTGGCTCTAGAGTTAACAATAGAGCGCATTCTGGTAGTGATTTAGATTTGGTGATAAAAACCAAAGATGACAAGCCCCTTGACTTTAAAGAGTTTGTTGATTTTAAAGAGAGTTTAAGGGAGTCTAATATCCCTTTTTTGGTGGATGTGATGGATTGGAATAGAATTCCCGAAAGTTTTAAGGATAATATTAAGCAACAATACGAGGTTTTAAAATAACACATGGCTGATTTTGAAATTGAAATTGATGGTAATTTAGTCAACGCTAATGCAGGCGAAATGCTTATTTCTGTGACCGACAGAGAAGGTATTTCTGTGCCAAGATTTTGCTACCATAAGAAACTCTCAGTGGCGGCAAATTGTCGTATGTGCTTAGTGGATGTTGAAGGTGCACCAAAACCACAACCAGCCTGCTCTACGCCAGTGAACGAAGGTATGAAAGTCCACACGAAAAATGAAAAAGCCAAAACCTCGCAGAAAGCGGTGATGGAATTTTTACTCATCAATCATCCTTTGGATTGTCCGATTTGTGACCAAGGTGGTGAGTGTGAATTACAAGATGTAGCAATGGGTTATGGCTCAGATGTGTCGCGTTTTACTGAGGGGAAGCGTGTTGTCGTTGATGGCGATATTGGACCATTAATTCAGACAGATATGACGCGTTGTATTCACTGTACGCGTTGTGTGCGTTTTGGTGCTGAGATTGGCGGCATTATGGAAATGGGCGGCACCGGTCGTGGTGAGCAGATGAAGATTGAACCGTTTTTAAATAAAGGTATTCAATCAGAACTTTCAGGTAATATGATTGATGTGTGTCCAGTGGGTGCATTGACTTCTAAGCCGTTCCGTTATGCGTTAAGGTCATGGCAGATGAATTCTATTGCGAATGTTGCACGCCATGATTTGGTAGGCTCTAACCTTTATGCACAGACTTATAAGGGCAAAGTTAAACGCATTGTTGCTAAGGATAATGACAAAATAAATGAGACTTGGATTTCTGATAGAGACCGTTTTTCTTATGAAGGCTTGACACATGAAAACAGGCTGCTTAAGCCACAAATTAAGATGGGCGGTAGTTGGCAGGAAACTGATTGGAATACGGCACTTGATTTTGCTGTGCGTGGCTTGGTAAATAATATATTAAACACTAAACAAGCCAGTAAGTTAGGTGCATTGGCCTCAAATACAGCAACACTTGAAGAATTCCATTTGTTGCAAAAAATAATCAGAGCAGTAGGCTCTGAAAACATTGACCATCGTCTGAATGTCAAAGATCTAGACAATACAATTGCCTTGAAATCTAACATTAAGTTGGCAGGATTGGAGGGGGTTGAGCATGCATTGCTTATCGCTTCTAATCCACGATTAGAACAGCCGATGATTAATCATCGGCTGCGTAAGGCGTATTTAGCAGGTGCCAGTATTGATGTGATGAATATAATGCCATTTGACTTTAATTATCGTTTAAACAGTGAAAATATCGTTGCACCTAACCAAATGGCAGCAATGTTAGCAGAAATATTAAAATCAGTTTTAGAAGCAACACAAAGTGAAGTGCCAGAATATTTAGAAAAAGTTAAAGTGAGTGATGTAGCCAAACAAATGGCAGATAAATTATCAGACACAGATAATTCGGTCATCGTTTTAGGTGAGCATATACTTAACAATCCACAAGCAGCCAGTATTTCAGCTTTAGTGAGTAAAATTGCACATGAAACAAATTCTACGACGCTTAACCTTAGTGTAACTGCAAATTCAAATGCAGCTATAGCGACGGGTTTTATGCCGGGTCCGTCTGGATTGAACGCCAATGCGATGTTGGCAGCAGATTTAAAGGCGTATATTTTATTAGAGGTTTATCCGCAGTATGATTTTCATCATTCGGTTGATGCTATTAAGGCGCTAAGTAAGAAAGACACTTTTGTAATTTCTATGAACAGCTTCAAAGATGAGGCTGTAACAACATATTCAAATGTATTATTGCCAATTGCAGCGTTCTACGAAACTTCAGGTTCACATGTTAATGTTGAAGGTAGTATGCAATCATTTTCAGCAGCGGTTAGTGCACCAGGTGACGCCAAGCCAGCTTGGAAAGTGTTAAAAGTATTGGCAGATTTATTAGAATTACCAGGCTTTCACTTTGCTAATTCCACGCAGGTTATGGATGACATTTCACACCAAAATCATAAGCACAACCTGTCCACTAGCAATATTGACATTACAGCTAAACGCGGTATCAATGTGATTTGGCAGCACTCTCCTTATGCGGTTGATGCACTATCAAGGCATGCGAAGTCATTGCAAGCGACCACAATTGGTCAAATACACAGTGCTTCCATGAACCAATCCACAGCGAAAAAACTAGAAATCAAAGAGGATAAATATTTAGGTGTGCCAGTGGTTATCAATGATTCAGTGGCTAATAATTGTGTTTTTGTGAATGCAAATCAAGCAACGGGAGTGCAATCATGACAGATTTTTGGTTATGGATACATGAATTAATCCCTTGGTTTGATGGTGCAATTGCGACTGTTTTGATTATTTTGATTAAAGCCATTGCTTTGGTGGGTCCATTGATGCTGGTAGTGGCTTATTTCACTTATGCAGAACGCAAAGTGATTGGTTATATGCAATTACGCATCGGACCTAACCGTGTCGGACCAAAAGGCTGGTTACAACCAATTGCGGATGCGTTGAAGTTAATGACCAAGGAGATTATTTTCCCAACTAAGGCGAATATTTACTTATTCTTATTGGCGCCCGTATTGGCAATTGCACCTGCGATTGCGATATGGGCAGTTATTCCTTTTGACGAAGGGATGTATGTTGCAAATTTAGACATTAGTTTGTTATATGTAATGGCAATCGGTTCGATTGGTGTTTACGGTATTATTTTGGCAGGTTGGGCATCTAACTCTAAGTACCCATTGTTAGGTGCATTGCGTAGTGCTTCATTGTTGGTTTCTTATGAAATTGTGATTGGTTTTGCTTTGGTAACGGTAGTGATGATTGCAGGTAGTGTAAACTTGAATGATATTGTAATGGCACAAAAGGGCGGTATCTTAAATTGGTATTGGATTCCATTATTCCCAATGATGATTATCTTTTTCATCTCAGCCTTGGTGGAAACCAATCGCGCGCCATTTGATGTAGTAGAAGGTGAATCAGAAATTGTCGGCGGTACGCATGTTGAGTATTCAGGGATGACTTTTGCGGTATTCTTCTTGGCAGAATACGCAAATATGATTTTTATGGCTGTGTTGGCGGTTATCTTGTTTTTTGGTGGCTGGCATTCACCATTTGAGGGTATCGCTTATTTAGAGGCAGGCTTTACTTGGGTGCCAGGTATTATTTGGCTATTGACAAAAACCACTTTCTTTATGTTTTTGTATTTATGGGTGCGTGCAACTTTTCCTCGTTTTCGTTATGATCAAATTATGCGCCTTTCTTGGAAAGTTTTCCTACCATGGACCATCGCTTGGATTTTTGTGGTCGCATTAATGACACAACTTAAAATAGGACCTTGGTTTTAGCGGGGCTTTGTATAATTATGATTAATAATATTAGAAAATTAGTAAAAGATTTTAGCCTTGCTGAATTACGCAGCGGTATGAAAATTACCGCCAAGGAGATGGTCAATAAGAAAATTACGGTGCAATTCCCAGAGGAAAGAACGCCAATTTCACCGCGTTTTAGAGGTTTACACGCGTTGCGTCGTTACCCAAATGGCGAAGAACGGTGTATTGCCTGTAAGTTGTGTGAGGCAGTTTGTCCAGCGAATGCAATTACCATAGAATCGGAAATGCGTGAAGATGGCTCGCGTCGTACCACGCAGTATGACATCGATTTGTTTAAATG is a genomic window containing:
- a CDS encoding NADH-quinone oxidoreductase subunit C, encoding MEALKTQLIEEFGVNSIVEDFGELTLTVDSADIVRSCLKLRDVFLFDTLVDLCGVDYLTYGHSEWQSDASSSGFSRGRDTQTKDTNIDKERFAVVYHLLSVGKNYRLRVKAFVEEAQPMIKSVTGIWAVADWYEREAFDLFGILFENHKDLRRILTDYGFVGHPLRKDFPMIGEVEMRYDEELGRVVYEPVSIEPNVNVPRVIRK
- the tldD gene encoding metalloprotease TldD; amino-acid sequence: MIEELLNEHQLSQEKIDNLLSDLYVKGVNYADLYFQHSLSESWFLEEGIVKSGTYHIQHGMGSRAVKGGQTGFSYSDDLNIKAINQAIDFAKGISGQKQTQKIQPFQTVPHPAKYNGISPLNSLTSQEKVALLKQIDAIARKEPKVKQVSASLSGAYTEVLIASSDGVYQKDCRPMVRVSVSVIVEHEGRVENASSGGGGRYDYRYFIDHNLTEIYAKEAVRQALVALKAKDTPAGSMPVILGPGWTGVLLHEAIGHGLEGDFNRRGTSVFTDKIGEQVASKKCTIVDNGTLVNRRGSLTIDDEGTPTQNTTLIENGILKGYLFDKLNAGLMGVESTGNARRESYAHIPMPRMTNTYMLNGEDRLDDMIASVENGLYAVNFDGGQVDITSGKFVFSANEAYLIKNGKITIPVKGATLIGSGDEVLKKISMVANDMKLDSGVGVCGKDGQSVPVGVGQPSLKIDQLIVGGTEV
- the ndhC gene encoding NADH-quinone oxidoreductase subunit A, yielding MLENYLPIMVFIFLGIAFGIGPMLIGYLLGPSKPDEEKNSQFECGFPVFDDSRMYFNVRYYLVAILFILFDLEVAFIFPWAVVQSQLGWFGFIAISIFLFLLVVGFIFEWKKGALEWE
- a CDS encoding NADH-quinone oxidoreductase subunit D codes for the protein MAEIRNYTLNFGPQHPAAHGVLRLILEIDGEVIERADPHIGLLHRGTEKLAESKPYNQSIGYMDRLDYVSMMCNEHAYVLAIETMLKLEVPERAKYIRVMFDEITRILNHLMWLGTHGLDVGAMSIFLYAFREREKLIDCYEAVSGSRMHATYYRPGGVYRDLPEKMPQYLKNGFRTPKELKAMNKDRQGSLLDFIDNFAKEFPTSIKQYNDLLTDNRIWKQRLVNIGIVSANRAKQLGFTGPMLRGSGVAWDLRKNQPYAVYDQLDFDIPVGVTGDSYDRYLVRMEEMTQSNNIIKQCVTWLRDNPGSVMSDDKKVSPPNRVAMKDDMESLIHHFKLFTEGYCLPEGEVYSAVEHPKGEFGVYLVSDGANKPYRIKIRAPGFAHLASMDEMAKGHMLSDVVTIIGTQDIVFGEIDR
- a CDS encoding nucleotidyltransferase family protein; translated protein: MLLNNNDKQTILDILDNDIKNNVELWAFGSRVNNRAHSGSDLDLVIKTKDDKPLDFKEFVDFKESLRESNIPFLVDVMDWNRIPESFKDNIKQQYEVLK
- a CDS encoding NADH-quinone oxidoreductase subunit NuoE family protein, which encodes MISNKAKKQIDAWVAKYPTGNQGSAVMEALKIVQAENDNYLNADAIQAVADYLDIPGIAAAEVATFYENYNHKPVGKHTIRICHNISCMLNGADDLISYLEEKLNVKTGEVTKNGLFNVKKVECLGACVGAPMFQIGDQYYENLTEKKIDKILADLKAGAE
- a CDS encoding NuoB/complex I 20 kDa subunit family protein; its protein translation is MAIEGLMKEGFVTTSLDKVINWARTGSLWPMTFGLACCAVEMMEAGSSRYDLDRFGIVFRPTPRQSDLMIVAGTLTNKMAPALRKVYDQMPEPRWVISMGSCANGGGYYHYSYAVVRGCDRIVPVDVYVPGCPPTAEALLYGILQLQEKIHRTNTIART
- a CDS encoding YhdP family protein translates to MLVKFSKIAIQTIAALISLVFLLVAILMLFPALIKTPIEQQLSKFSDSNITISKPYFDFNQANLILHIDNIDAVKKQTPIVNITNLVLNMDFSSLLKDGYISSKLAIDALTLYADSSLNKTQHYTAIVEGIEVFKNEKKLDFLKSISIDKTVIKDEKKLDIAPILLTHNKLKIIGQDLGFNTSNTQHPKVNIDIDLVNILSDDASLTVPILISNDELSIQSEAKFFNKKGDIWFEFKSDLDKVRASSLAAYLSMIVDDDIYTWIKQGFVAGTLQNIQLRLRKNLSKLSDIDVQVNTRLKDVELLFHPNWETLKKLNASLSIKDKKMMLKVDNMQFNGMVFNDVKAQIADLGKKKLALKINTNIHTQSEQLIDFLKRAPLTKEENKILHQFELYGKIDGKIQLFVPLDERKSILDIDLLMKDNRLTLLGGSVVVKDYNSKLRFHDNEITTAGTGNIRGLPFNIRINPNHKNKDNENSFEVELVNTSSGFKSYIAKQLDQSWRIKIESKLVKGNIAVFLNEGELPTVRVSDVKITTLDAIRGDWDISPKDLPSMNLSTQRIFVNKRALPDFKVKLIATDKSLIIKNLQFEGIEFDRKALNFQGVWIDGRTRIFAKTKGENLAEFLKNLKIKEKVTGGAFNFDVRLACECAPWKMNYKNITGYLDLNVKKGVFMDQDPNIGRVLSLINIGSIAKRLKLDISDATNKGFAYENIETQIYLGNAIASIENFKLESLSSQITLTGTGDIVKQEYDLVAKVIPAVGDAIPVATYLAGGGLIGLGVWLIDNQLFKGKMIDGIVSFKYKITGPWEKPIIKDYD
- a CDS encoding HI0074 family nucleotidyltransferase substrate-binding subunit, translating into MINSDYLNRCIASLIKAYELLTQQNKDEVLHDVYRSASIKEFELILEQSGKLLKKAIQPYFSDNLALDRLFFKDIFRYGHKFGLLNEDETKRWLAYRDSRNQTAHNYGEKLAQKTISLVPEFIIDSQNLVKNIEKLNATK
- the nuoF gene encoding NADH-quinone oxidoreductase subunit NuoF, producing the protein MNEVCFKNLEQKNCYSLEVYERSGGYKIWRKILKGEITAEEIIDELKISGLRGRGGAGFPTGLKWSFMPRNAQGQKYVVCNSDEGEPGTCKDRDILRYNPHSVIEGMAIGGFVMGATVGYNYIRGEFMEPFKRFEGALKEAYKADLLGKNIQKSDISFDLYTHLGAGAYICGEETALLESIEGKKGQPRFKPPFPANVGLFGKPTTINNTESFASVPDILANGGQWFADIGVENSGGCKLFSVTGHVAKPSNFEVPMGMPFKELLELAGGMRDGAKLKAVIPGGSSTPVLTAEIAMKMTMDYDGIEKAGSMLGAGSVIIMDDSTCMVEVLTRLAHFYYDESCGQCTPCREGTGWLYRVLKRIMDGNGKADDIDLLLGVSDKIMGNTICALGDAAAMPVESFLRNFREEFEYYIEHGKSMVKG